The Primulina tabacum isolate GXHZ01 chromosome 7, ASM2559414v2, whole genome shotgun sequence genome includes a window with the following:
- the LOC142550754 gene encoding protein LURP-one-related 15-like translates to MSFLCLDLTLALSLKILSALERWQVYKGDSSDLGDVVFSAAQFRTDEVEVQMKHRFRYVMKGKDTLSVTVSPDVDYSFVVALVDGGDT, encoded by the exons ATGAGTTTTCTTTGTCTTGACCTAACGCTAGCTCTATCTCTTAAGATTTTGAGTGCACTCGAAAGATGGCAAGTTTACAAGGGAGACAGCTCAGATCTCGGTGATGTTGTTTTTAGCGCTGCCCAATTCAGGACTGATGAAGTAGAG GTGCAGATGAAGCACAGATTTAGATACGTGATGAAGGGCAAGGACACTCTGAGCGTGACCGTGAGTCCGGATGTCGACTATTCCTTCGTGGTTGCGTTGGTGGACGGTGGTGATACTTGA
- the LOC142551756 gene encoding protein LURP-one-related 15-like — MMMGGSSYAPGPQQVAVISPQFCVNYPIDLTIVRKLMTLSEGNFGVTDVNGNIMFRVKGKLFSLRDRRVLYDLAGNPLITFHQKMLSAHRRWVVFRGDSTDSKDLLFSVKKSSLLQMKTKLDVFLASNTREDSCDFRIEGSWFERSCVIYAGNSSNIIAQMHRKHSAQSILLGKDTFGVTVYPNVDYAFIVALVVILEEINEDRSGED; from the exons ATGATGATGGGTGGATCGAGTTATGCGCCAGGGCCCCAGCAGGTGGCGGTGATCAGCCCGCAGTTCTGCGTGAATTACCCAATCGATCTGACTATTGTGCGGAAGCTGATGACTCTGTCGGAGGGAAATTTCGGAGTTACCGATGTAAACGGTAACATAATGTTCAGAGTCAAAGGGAAACTCTTCAGCCTCCGTGATCGCCGCGTTTTGTACGATCTCGCCGGGAACCCCCTCATCACTTTTCACCAAAAG ATGCTATCTGCACATAGAAGATGGGTGGTTTTTAGAGGAGATAGCACAGATTCAAAGGATCTTCTTTTCAGCGTGAAGAAATCTTCGCTCTTACAGATGAAGACGAAGCTAGATGTGTTCTTGGCCTCCAACACCAGAGAGGATTCGTGTGACTTCAGGATCGAAGGCAGCTGGTTCGAGAGATCCTGCGTCATCTATGCTGGAAATTCTTCCAACATCATCGCACAG ATGCACAGGAAACACAGTGCCCAAAGTATCCTACTTGGGAAAGACACATTCGGGGTGACTGTGTATCCTAACGTGGATTACGCCTTCATTGTTGCGCTTGTTGTTATTCTCGAGGAGATCAACGAGGACAGGTCTGGTGAAGACTGA